The following proteins are co-located in the Microvirga ossetica genome:
- the rpsD gene encoding 30S ribosomal protein S4, protein MSKRIQAKHKLDRRMGQNIWGRPKSPVNRREYGPGQHGQRRKGKMSDFGTQLRAKQKLKGYYANITEKQFRRYYAEAIRLKGDSGENLVGLLERRLDAVVYRSKFVATPFAARQFVNHGHVKVNGRRVNIPSYQVKAGDVIEVKDKSKQLEVVVVASQLAERDVPDYIEVDHSKMTARVTRIPTLSEVPYPVQMEPNLVIEFYSR, encoded by the coding sequence ATGTCGAAGCGCATTCAGGCCAAGCATAAGCTTGACCGCCGTATGGGTCAGAATATCTGGGGCCGCCCGAAGAGCCCTGTGAACCGCCGCGAATACGGCCCCGGCCAGCATGGCCAGCGCCGCAAGGGCAAGATGTCTGACTTCGGCACGCAGCTGCGCGCCAAGCAGAAGCTCAAGGGCTACTACGCCAACATCACCGAGAAGCAGTTCCGCCGTTACTATGCGGAGGCGATCCGCCTGAAGGGCGACTCGGGCGAGAACCTGGTCGGCCTGCTCGAGCGCCGTCTCGACGCGGTCGTGTACCGCTCGAAGTTCGTCGCGACCCCGTTCGCTGCCCGTCAGTTCGTCAACCACGGTCACGTGAAGGTCAACGGCCGCCGCGTGAACATCCCGAGCTATCAGGTGAAGGCCGGCGATGTGATCGAGGTGAAGGACAAGTCGAAGCAGCTCGAGGTCGTCGTCGTGGCGAGCCAGCTCGCCGAGCGCGACGTGCCCGACTACATCGAGGTCGATCACTCCAAGATGACGGCCCGCGTCACGCGCATCCCGACCCTGTCGGAAGTGCCGTACCCGGTCCAGATGGAACCGAACCTCGTGATCGAGTTCTACTCGCGCTAA
- a CDS encoding RBBP9/YdeN family alpha/beta hydrolase has product MKTSDCDILIVPGHENSGIDHWQSRWERQLSTAWRVEQENWDAPNKEAWVGRIVDDVKRAEKPVVLVGHSLGVLAIAHAAPLLPSGKVQGAFLVSVPDVERADFVPAIDRAFAPIPRDPFPFPSVLVASRTDPHCDYEKAEDLAYSWGSAIVDAGDAGHLNTESGHGPWPEGLMRFAGFLKRL; this is encoded by the coding sequence ATGAAAACCTCCGATTGCGACATCCTCATCGTTCCCGGCCATGAAAATTCAGGCATCGACCACTGGCAGAGCCGGTGGGAGCGTCAGCTCTCGACCGCGTGGCGGGTCGAGCAGGAGAACTGGGATGCCCCCAACAAGGAGGCCTGGGTCGGACGCATCGTCGACGACGTGAAGCGGGCCGAGAAGCCGGTCGTCCTGGTCGGCCACAGCCTCGGCGTGCTGGCCATCGCCCATGCGGCTCCCCTTCTGCCGAGCGGCAAGGTCCAGGGCGCATTCCTCGTCAGCGTGCCGGATGTGGAGAGGGCGGACTTCGTCCCCGCCATCGACCGCGCCTTCGCCCCGATACCGCGCGACCCATTCCCCTTCCCATCCGTCCTGGTCGCCAGCCGCACCGATCCCCATTGCGATTACGAGAAGGCGGAGGATCTCGCCTATTCCTGGGGCTCGGCAATCGTCGATGCCGGCGATGCCGGCCATCTCAACACGGAAAGCGGCCACGGTCCCTGGCCGGAGGGACTGATGCGGTTCGCCGGCTTCCTGAAACGGCTGTGA
- a CDS encoding Spy/CpxP family protein refolding chaperone, whose amino-acid sequence MKTIATIALATLLAGTGTLALAQQNPAPNAPAASQDQGRQDRRPRMSQDDFNRLVDARIASIKAGLKLAPDQERLWTPVETAIRTSAEQRFSRFEQRPSREQRQSTDFMQRLERRSTMMNEGAQRSAAVTTALRPLWDTFSEDQKRIAPRLMREAVNLDGPRWNDRGGRRGHGPDRHRIGMHRDSSRGPVQQQ is encoded by the coding sequence ATGAAGACCATCGCCACCATCGCTCTTGCGACCCTACTGGCCGGAACGGGCACCCTCGCGCTGGCGCAGCAGAATCCGGCACCGAATGCGCCGGCGGCCTCCCAGGATCAGGGCCGGCAGGATCGCCGTCCCCGCATGAGCCAGGACGACTTCAACCGCCTCGTCGATGCCCGCATCGCCTCGATCAAGGCCGGTCTGAAGCTCGCCCCCGATCAGGAACGGCTCTGGACCCCGGTCGAGACCGCGATCCGCACCTCGGCCGAGCAGCGCTTCTCCCGCTTCGAGCAGCGTCCGTCCCGCGAGCAGCGCCAGTCCACGGACTTCATGCAGCGCCTCGAGCGGCGCAGCACGATGATGAACGAAGGTGCCCAGCGCTCGGCCGCCGTCACGACCGCCCTGCGTCCCCTCTGGGATACGTTCAGCGAAGACCAGAAGCGGATCGCGCCGCGCCTGATGCGCGAAGCCGTCAATCTCGACGGCCCGCGCTGGAACGACCGCGGCGGGCGCCGCGGCCATGGTCCGGACCGGCACCGCATCGGCATGCATCGGGACAGCTCCCGCGGCCCCGTGCAGCAGCAGTAA
- the rpe gene encoding ribulose-phosphate 3-epimerase — protein sequence MTRPLLIAPSILASDFAKLGEEIRAIDTAGADWIHIDVMDGHFVPNITIGPDVVKALRPHTSKPFDVHLMIAPVDPYLEAFAKAGADIISIHAEAGPHLHRSLQTIRKLGKKAGIVLNPGTHEGSIEPVIDDVDLILLMTVNPGFGGQAFIPSVCNKLRRIKEMVGDRDIDIEIDGGVTPETAPLVAEAGANVLVAGSATFKGGPSAYAANMAAIREAAAKAR from the coding sequence ATGACACGCCCTCTTCTCATCGCCCCGTCCATCCTCGCCTCCGACTTCGCGAAGCTCGGCGAGGAAATCCGCGCCATCGATACGGCCGGCGCGGACTGGATCCACATCGACGTGATGGACGGACACTTCGTGCCGAACATCACCATCGGCCCCGATGTTGTGAAGGCGCTGCGGCCCCATACGTCCAAGCCCTTCGACGTGCACCTGATGATCGCGCCGGTCGATCCCTATCTCGAGGCCTTCGCCAAGGCGGGCGCTGATATCATCAGCATCCACGCGGAGGCGGGCCCGCATCTGCACCGCTCGCTCCAGACCATCCGGAAGCTCGGCAAGAAGGCCGGGATCGTGCTCAACCCCGGCACCCATGAAGGCTCCATCGAGCCGGTCATCGACGACGTCGACCTGATCCTCCTGATGACGGTCAATCCCGGCTTCGGCGGACAGGCCTTCATCCCCTCCGTCTGCAACAAGCTGCGCCGGATCAAGGAGATGGTCGGCGACCGGGACATCGATATCGAGATCGACGGCGGTGTGACGCCTGAGACCGCGCCCCTGGTGGCCGAAGCCGGCGCCAACGTGCTCGTGGCCGGCTCCGCCACCTTCAAGGGCGGCCCATCGGCCTATGCTGCCAACATGGCTGCCATCCGCGAGGCGGCGGCAAAGGCGCGTTGA
- the murI gene encoding glutamate racemase, with protein sequence MRVDLLAGATYNPAVMPSPVPTILVFDSGLGGLTVFSEVLKIRPDARYVYAADDAGFPYGRLAESVLAERVVAVMERLIELHDPDIAVVACNTASTLVLPYLRARFSIPFVGTVPAIKPAAQTTQTGYLTVLATPATVARDYTRDLIETYAAGCKVNLVGSRRLAGFAEAELAGSPVSDEELLEELGPCFIEDAGGRTDVVALSCTHYPLLLPRFQTLAPWPVTWIDPAPAIARRVTQLIGQPVPGHEADENETVAVFTSGAGIGLDLREALREKGLPAIAIEDMPLLVG encoded by the coding sequence ATGCGTGTCGATCTTCTGGCGGGGGCTACCTATAATCCCGCCGTCATGCCGTCTCCCGTCCCCACCATCCTCGTCTTCGATTCCGGCCTCGGCGGCCTCACGGTCTTCTCGGAGGTCCTGAAGATCCGCCCCGACGCGCGCTATGTCTACGCGGCGGACGATGCGGGCTTCCCCTACGGCCGTCTCGCCGAGTCGGTCCTGGCGGAGCGGGTCGTCGCCGTCATGGAGCGGCTGATCGAGCTCCACGATCCCGACATCGCGGTGGTGGCCTGCAACACCGCATCCACCCTCGTGCTGCCGTATCTCAGGGCGAGGTTCTCAATCCCCTTCGTCGGCACGGTCCCGGCTATCAAGCCGGCGGCTCAGACCACGCAGACCGGCTACCTCACGGTGCTCGCGACCCCGGCGACGGTCGCCCGCGACTACACCCGCGACCTGATCGAGACCTATGCGGCCGGCTGCAAGGTCAACCTCGTCGGCTCGCGCCGTCTGGCCGGCTTCGCCGAGGCGGAGCTTGCTGGCAGTCCCGTCTCGGATGAGGAGCTTCTGGAGGAACTCGGTCCCTGCTTCATCGAGGATGCCGGGGGCAGGACCGATGTGGTGGCGCTGAGCTGCACCCATTACCCGCTTCTGTTGCCGCGCTTCCAAACGCTCGCGCCCTGGCCGGTCACCTGGATCGACCCGGCGCCTGCCATCGCCCGCCGGGTGACGCAGCTGATCGGCCAGCCTGTCCCGGGCCACGAGGCCGACGAGAACGAGACCGTAGCCGTTTTCACGAGCGGGGCGGGGATCGGCCTGGATCTGCGCGAGGCCCTGCGGGAGAAGGGTCTTCCGGCGATCGCCATTGAGGATATGCCTCTGCTGGTCGGGTGA
- a CDS encoding SAM-dependent methyltransferase produces MLSEKLLYLAFTRAVKHGTLEVVTAGGRRLTFGNETEPRVSIRFADAAAQMALCLHPELKLGELFVDGRLVIERGTMLDLLQLLLQDTHGQLHELPLRRLRRIRHWMMRRAENDASRSKRNVAHHYDLDGRLYALFLDSDRQYSCAYFDHPDASLEEAQAAKKRHIAAKLLVDRGHSVLDIGSGWGGMGLYLAQVAGAGSVRGITLSEEQLEASRRRSATACLQDRVQFELEDYRATKGTFDRIVSVGMFEHVGVPSYDAYFQACRGLLKEDGVMLLHTIGRSGTPYPTNPWITKYIFPGGHLPVLSEMMPAIERAGLIVTDLEILRLHYAYTLKAWRERFMAHREEVLRLYDERFCRMWECYLAKSESAFRWQDAVVFQLQLTRRNDVVPVTRDYIAEREAVLKEAEENMELKRSA; encoded by the coding sequence ATGCTGTCGGAGAAGCTTCTCTATCTTGCGTTCACGCGGGCCGTGAAACACGGCACTTTGGAGGTGGTCACGGCCGGAGGCCGGCGCCTCACCTTCGGTAACGAAACGGAACCACGGGTCTCGATTCGCTTCGCGGACGCCGCGGCCCAGATGGCGCTGTGCCTCCATCCGGAATTGAAGCTGGGCGAATTGTTCGTGGATGGCCGCCTCGTCATCGAGCGGGGCACGATGCTCGACCTGCTCCAGCTTCTCCTCCAGGACACCCATGGGCAACTCCACGAACTTCCCCTGCGCCGCCTGCGCAGGATCCGCCACTGGATGATGCGCCGGGCCGAGAACGATGCGAGCCGCTCCAAGCGCAACGTGGCGCACCATTACGACCTCGACGGGCGGCTCTACGCCCTCTTCCTCGACAGCGACCGGCAATATTCCTGCGCCTATTTCGACCATCCGGATGCCAGCCTCGAGGAGGCTCAGGCAGCCAAGAAACGGCATATTGCGGCCAAGCTGCTGGTCGACCGGGGCCACAGCGTCCTCGATATCGGCTCCGGCTGGGGCGGAATGGGGCTCTACCTCGCGCAGGTCGCCGGAGCGGGCTCGGTCAGGGGCATCACGCTCTCGGAAGAGCAGCTCGAGGCGTCGCGCAGGCGCTCCGCCACCGCCTGCCTCCAGGATCGGGTGCAGTTCGAGCTCGAGGATTATCGGGCAACGAAAGGCACCTTCGACCGCATCGTGTCGGTGGGCATGTTCGAGCACGTGGGCGTGCCCTCCTACGACGCCTATTTCCAGGCCTGCCGCGGCCTCCTTAAGGAGGACGGGGTGATGCTTCTGCACACCATCGGGCGCTCGGGCACGCCCTATCCGACCAATCCCTGGATCACCAAATACATCTTCCCCGGCGGGCATCTGCCCGTGCTCTCGGAGATGATGCCCGCCATCGAGCGGGCCGGGCTGATCGTGACCGACCTCGAGATCCTGCGCCTGCACTACGCCTATACCCTGAAGGCCTGGCGCGAGCGCTTCATGGCCCATCGCGAGGAGGTGCTGCGCCTTTACGACGAGCGCTTCTGCCGGATGTGGGAGTGCTATCTCGCCAAGTCCGAATCCGCCTTCCGGTGGCAGGACGCGGTGGTGTTCCAGCTCCAGCTCACCCGCCGCAACGACGTGGTGCCCGTGACCCGCGATTACATCGCGGAGCGAGAGGCCGTCCTGAAGGAGGCGGAGGAGAACATGGAGTTGAAGCGGAGCGCTTGA
- the purB gene encoding adenylosuccinate lyase, with protein MIPRYSRPEMVAIWSPETKFRIWFEIEAHATTALANLGVVPKEAAEKVWEMGSKATFDVERIDSIEREVKHDVIAFLTHLAEIVGPEARFVHQGMTSSDVLDTTFNVQLARASDLLLRDLDELLAAIKRRAIEHKMTPTIGRSHGIHAEPTTFGLKLAQAYAEFERCKLRLIEARREISTCAISGAVGTFANIDPSVEEYVAEQMGLQVEPVSTQVIPRDRHAMYFATLGVIASSIERLATEVRHLQRSEVLEAEEFFSAGQKGSSAMPHKRNPVLTENLTGLARMVRAYAMPAMENVALWHERDISHSSVERMIGPDATVTLDFALARLTNVIDKLVVYPENMQKNLDRLGGLVHSQRVLLALTQKGASREDAYRLVQRNAMPVWRGEGDFLTLLKNDSDVTGYLSPEEIEACFDLGYHFKHVDTIFMRVFGASGA; from the coding sequence ATGATCCCCCGTTACAGCCGTCCCGAGATGGTGGCCATCTGGTCGCCGGAAACCAAGTTCCGCATCTGGTTCGAGATCGAGGCCCATGCCACCACGGCGCTTGCCAATCTCGGCGTCGTGCCGAAAGAGGCGGCCGAGAAGGTCTGGGAGATGGGCTCTAAAGCGACCTTCGACGTGGAGCGGATCGATTCGATCGAGCGCGAGGTCAAGCACGACGTCATCGCCTTCCTCACGCATCTCGCCGAGATCGTGGGGCCGGAGGCGCGCTTCGTCCACCAGGGCATGACCTCCTCGGATGTGCTCGACACCACCTTCAACGTGCAGCTCGCCCGTGCCTCGGACCTGCTGCTGCGCGATCTCGACGAGCTTCTGGCCGCCATCAAGCGTCGGGCCATCGAGCACAAGATGACGCCGACCATCGGCCGCTCGCACGGCATCCATGCGGAGCCCACCACCTTCGGCCTCAAGCTCGCCCAGGCCTATGCCGAGTTCGAGCGCTGCAAGCTGCGCCTGATCGAGGCCCGGCGGGAAATCTCCACCTGCGCCATCTCGGGCGCGGTCGGCACCTTCGCGAACATCGACCCGAGCGTCGAGGAATACGTGGCCGAGCAGATGGGCCTCCAGGTCGAGCCGGTCTCGACCCAGGTCATCCCCCGCGACCGCCACGCCATGTATTTCGCGACACTGGGCGTCATCGCCTCCTCCATCGAGCGCCTGGCGACGGAAGTCCGCCATCTGCAGAGGAGCGAGGTCCTGGAGGCGGAGGAGTTCTTCTCGGCGGGCCAGAAGGGCTCCTCGGCCATGCCGCACAAGCGCAACCCGGTGCTCACCGAGAACCTGACGGGCCTGGCCCGCATGGTCCGCGCCTATGCCATGCCCGCCATGGAGAACGTGGCGCTCTGGCACGAGCGGGACATCTCCCACTCCTCCGTCGAGCGCATGATCGGCCCCGACGCGACCGTGACCCTGGACTTCGCCCTCGCGCGGCTCACCAACGTCATCGACAAGCTCGTGGTGTACCCGGAGAACATGCAGAAGAACCTGGACCGCCTCGGCGGACTCGTCCACTCGCAGCGCGTCCTGCTGGCGCTGACCCAGAAGGGCGCCTCCCGCGAGGACGCCTACCGTCTCGTCCAGCGCAACGCGATGCCGGTCTGGCGCGGCGAAGGCGATTTCCTCACCCTCCTGAAGAACGATTCCGATGTGACCGGGTACCTGTCTCCCGAGGAGATCGAGGCCTGCTTCGACCTCGGCTATCACTTCAAGCATGTGGATACGATCTTCATGCGGGTCTTCGGCGCAAGCGGCGCATAG
- a CDS encoding NAD(P)/FAD-dependent oxidoreductase, translating to MRKDVIVLGAGIVGVSIALHLQKRGRSVLLIDKRKPGEETSFGNAGLIQREGVYPYGFPHDFGALLRYALNNTIDAHYHWAAIPKLAPFLWQYWMHSRPAQHKAIARMYAPLIERSVTEHMALAEESGSTNLIRPTGWMKVFRDEKSRDEQFADADEVKRDFGVNFVALDTKAVAEREPHLKVETKGGIHWTDPASVSDPHMLTMGYVGLFERLGGELAAGDATTLEQVSTGWRVQTEKGPVEAGTVVVALGAWADLVTTKLGYNLPLAVKRGYHMHYKPEGNAVLNRPTLDFDRGYFLAPMSKGIRLTTGAEFANRDAPRTPVQLGRAEPIARDFFPLGERLDPHPWMGMRPCTPDMMPIIGPAPRHKNLWFGFGHAHHGLTLGPVTGRLLAEMITGETPVVDPKPYRADRF from the coding sequence ATGCGTAAGGATGTGATTGTTCTTGGAGCCGGCATCGTCGGCGTGTCGATTGCCCTGCATCTGCAGAAGCGCGGCCGCTCGGTCCTGTTGATCGACAAGCGCAAGCCCGGCGAGGAAACCTCCTTCGGCAATGCGGGCCTGATCCAGCGCGAAGGCGTCTATCCTTACGGTTTCCCGCACGATTTCGGCGCGCTGCTGCGCTATGCCCTCAACAACACCATCGACGCCCATTACCACTGGGCCGCCATCCCGAAGCTCGCCCCCTTCCTGTGGCAGTATTGGATGCATTCGCGTCCTGCCCAGCACAAGGCGATCGCGCGGATGTACGCGCCGCTCATCGAGCGCAGCGTCACCGAGCATATGGCGCTGGCCGAGGAATCCGGATCGACGAACCTGATCCGCCCGACCGGCTGGATGAAGGTGTTCCGAGACGAGAAGAGCCGCGACGAGCAGTTCGCCGATGCGGACGAGGTCAAGCGCGATTTCGGCGTCAACTTCGTCGCCCTCGACACCAAGGCGGTGGCGGAGCGCGAGCCGCACCTGAAGGTGGAGACCAAGGGCGGCATCCACTGGACGGACCCGGCCTCGGTCTCCGATCCCCACATGCTGACAATGGGTTACGTCGGTCTGTTCGAGCGCCTTGGGGGCGAACTCGCCGCTGGCGATGCCACAACGCTGGAGCAGGTTTCGACGGGATGGCGTGTCCAGACCGAGAAGGGGCCCGTGGAAGCCGGCACCGTGGTCGTGGCGCTCGGCGCCTGGGCGGACCTGGTCACGACGAAGCTCGGATATAACCTGCCGCTTGCGGTCAAGCGCGGCTACCACATGCACTACAAGCCGGAGGGCAATGCGGTGCTCAACCGGCCGACGCTCGATTTCGACCGCGGTTATTTCCTCGCGCCCATGTCGAAGGGGATCCGGCTGACGACCGGGGCTGAGTTCGCAAACCGCGATGCGCCCAGGACGCCGGTCCAGCTCGGGCGGGCCGAGCCGATCGCTCGCGACTTCTTCCCCCTCGGTGAGCGGCTCGATCCGCACCCATGGATGGGCATGCGCCCCTGCACGCCGGACATGATGCCGATCATCGGCCCGGCGCCCCGGCACAAGAACCTCTGGTTCGGCTTCGGCCACGCCCATCACGGCCTGACCCTCGGACCGGTGACCGGACGGCTTTTGGCGGAAATGATCACGGGCGAAACGCCGGTGGTCGATCCGAAGCCCTATCGCGCGGACCGTTTCTAA
- a CDS encoding DUF2235 domain-containing protein — protein sequence MPKAIVLFSDGTGNSAAALFKTNVWRLYQALDLSPPEPGESRQIAYYDDGVGTSAFKLFAVFGGIFGLGLKRNVLDIYTFLCRNYEPGDRIYAFGFSRGAFTIRVLVGLVVKEGLIQCEQDASFNKHAADAYREYRKRYNQTGGLVGPLRWLRDFAMRTWRRWRGQIQYEDVPRLEIDEIAFVGVWDTVAAYGLPLAELTRAVDDWVWPLSMPNYKLSEKVLHARHALALDDERDTFHPLLWDEVAEAEMIALGRVRRDRLRQVWFAGMHSNVGGGYPDDSLSYVSLEWMLDEAAKAGLRFDDKAVAEIRRTASPYGPIYNSRRGFAAYYRYQPRKISARLDPPDPTTRVMQDTDLKGAGLLTGVRIHESVLERIRQGDDDYAPIVLPASYEIVRSDEAVEPPGEARSDLRAQQQEGVWNIVWKRRVTYFSTVVVSLLLAAMPLFEGLWPPSACVGPQCLVSPVLSKIGQFLPGFLSPWIDAFANRPGWFLIGVIAIALLLRKSTSLQVAIHDGMRDLWAGSLGMVGPSHSPKPRVEEISAGWIYRLRTNAAYQAILQILKWRAVPNVFGIAILAIGLLGGLALTVLLVQSVVYRTQLHVAEQDNRLCIGPTVQAEQFSPRLLCWSTGRQVEAGTRYKILFRVIEPWFDRDIATSPAGFEAGRMPWYIHFTAIPMRRFPASDWLQTMAKIIPADGDGGPIEALDVVCDPQGTWCSAELVAKADGLLHLFANDAIVRWDRLTDAYYGDNSGLADVTVEPMELSRK from the coding sequence ATGCCGAAAGCGATTGTCCTGTTCTCTGACGGTACCGGCAACAGCGCTGCGGCGCTGTTCAAGACCAATGTCTGGCGCCTCTATCAAGCGCTCGATCTGTCGCCGCCCGAGCCCGGCGAGAGCCGGCAGATCGCCTATTACGACGACGGCGTCGGGACATCGGCTTTCAAGCTCTTCGCGGTGTTCGGCGGCATTTTCGGGCTCGGACTCAAGCGCAACGTTCTCGACATCTACACCTTCCTCTGCCGCAACTACGAACCTGGCGACCGGATCTATGCCTTCGGCTTCAGCCGCGGCGCCTTCACGATTCGCGTCCTGGTCGGTCTCGTCGTCAAGGAAGGGCTGATCCAATGCGAGCAGGACGCCTCCTTCAACAAGCACGCCGCGGATGCCTATCGCGAGTACCGCAAGCGCTACAACCAGACGGGCGGGCTGGTGGGGCCGCTTCGGTGGCTGAGAGATTTCGCCATGCGCACGTGGCGGAGATGGCGTGGGCAGATCCAGTATGAAGACGTGCCCCGCCTCGAGATCGACGAGATCGCCTTCGTCGGCGTGTGGGACACGGTGGCAGCCTACGGGCTGCCGCTCGCGGAACTGACGCGGGCCGTCGACGACTGGGTCTGGCCGCTCTCGATGCCGAACTACAAGCTGTCGGAAAAGGTTCTGCATGCACGCCATGCTCTCGCCCTCGACGACGAGCGCGACACCTTCCATCCGCTGCTCTGGGACGAAGTGGCCGAAGCCGAGATGATCGCCCTGGGGCGCGTGCGGCGCGATCGCCTGCGGCAGGTCTGGTTCGCGGGGATGCACTCCAATGTCGGCGGCGGCTATCCCGATGACAGCTTGTCCTACGTGTCCCTCGAATGGATGCTCGACGAGGCAGCAAAAGCCGGTCTGCGCTTCGACGACAAGGCGGTCGCGGAGATCCGGCGCACAGCCAGTCCCTATGGCCCGATCTACAATTCGCGGCGGGGCTTCGCTGCCTATTACCGGTATCAGCCGCGCAAGATCTCCGCTCGTCTCGACCCGCCGGACCCGACCACCAGGGTCATGCAGGACACGGATCTCAAAGGCGCTGGCCTCCTCACCGGAGTCCGGATCCACGAGAGCGTCCTCGAACGCATCCGGCAGGGGGACGACGACTACGCGCCGATCGTCCTGCCGGCTTCCTACGAGATCGTGCGTTCGGACGAAGCCGTCGAGCCACCCGGCGAGGCGCGCTCTGACCTTCGCGCGCAGCAGCAGGAAGGGGTCTGGAACATCGTCTGGAAGCGGCGCGTCACCTATTTCAGCACGGTCGTCGTCTCGCTCCTTTTGGCGGCGATGCCGCTGTTCGAAGGATTATGGCCGCCGTCCGCCTGCGTCGGGCCGCAATGTCTCGTCTCTCCCGTCTTGTCCAAGATCGGACAATTCCTCCCCGGCTTCCTCTCGCCGTGGATCGATGCCTTCGCCAACCGGCCGGGATGGTTTCTAATCGGGGTGATCGCGATCGCCCTGCTGCTGCGCAAGAGCACGTCCCTGCAGGTGGCGATCCATGACGGCATGCGCGACCTCTGGGCCGGATCCCTCGGCATGGTCGGGCCGAGCCACAGCCCGAAGCCGCGGGTAGAGGAAATTTCCGCCGGCTGGATCTATCGGCTGCGGACGAACGCGGCCTATCAGGCCATTCTGCAGATCCTGAAATGGCGGGCCGTGCCGAATGTCTTCGGGATCGCCATTCTCGCAATCGGATTGCTCGGCGGGCTCGCCTTGACGGTTCTGCTGGTACAGAGCGTCGTCTATCGCACGCAACTCCACGTCGCCGAGCAGGACAACCGCCTCTGCATCGGTCCGACGGTTCAGGCGGAGCAGTTCTCGCCCCGCCTGCTATGCTGGTCCACCGGCCGGCAGGTCGAGGCCGGCACGCGATACAAGATCCTCTTTCGTGTGATCGAGCCCTGGTTCGACCGGGACATCGCCACGAGCCCGGCAGGCTTCGAGGCAGGGCGGATGCCCTGGTACATTCATTTTACCGCCATTCCCATGCGCCGCTTCCCGGCATCGGACTGGCTCCAGACCATGGCCAAGATCATCCCGGCGGATGGCGACGGCGGTCCCATCGAAGCGCTGGATGTGGTCTGCGATCCGCAGGGCACGTGGTGCTCGGCCGAACTCGTGGCCAAGGCCGACGGGCTGCTCCATCTGTTCGCCAACGACGCCATCGTCAGGTGGGATAGACTGACGGACGCCTATTACGGCGACAACAGCGGCCTTGCGGACGTGACCGTCGAGCCGATGGAGCTTTCGCGGAAATGA
- a CDS encoding P1 family peptidase produces the protein MNQLRNLITDIPGLRVGNAEDAALGSGVTVALFDEPAVVSFFAMGGAPATRETDLLDPDKMVPGIHGVVLSGGSAFGLDAASGVQAFLRERGIGFAVRDALVPLVSQASSFDLVNGGNKNWGRYPPYRELGYEAALNAGLDFTLGTAGGGYGATTANLKGGLGSTSAVTSAGHAVGALVVVNSVSSAVIGNGPHFWAGALEENEEFGGHGHPDRVGPEKRKLIWKGGPQPATTIALVATDAVLTKGQAKRLAIASHAGLARALRFSHALFDGDAIFAAATGRRPLRDEASEFTELTALAADCLTRAIARGVYEATALPYPGAQPAWRDLFETT, from the coding sequence ATGAACCAGCTCCGCAATCTCATCACCGACATCCCTGGCCTCCGCGTCGGCAATGCCGAGGATGCCGCCCTCGGCTCCGGCGTGACCGTCGCGCTCTTCGACGAGCCTGCGGTGGTTTCGTTCTTCGCCATGGGCGGAGCGCCGGCTACCCGCGAGACCGATCTGCTCGATCCCGACAAGATGGTCCCGGGCATCCACGGCGTGGTGCTGTCCGGCGGCTCCGCCTTCGGCCTCGATGCGGCGAGCGGCGTGCAGGCGTTCCTGCGCGAGCGGGGCATCGGCTTTGCCGTCCGGGATGCGCTCGTCCCTCTGGTCTCACAGGCCTCCAGCTTCGATCTCGTCAATGGCGGCAACAAGAACTGGGGACGCTACCCGCCCTACCGCGAGCTCGGCTATGAGGCAGCCCTGAATGCCGGCCTGGACTTCACGCTCGGTACCGCTGGCGGCGGATACGGCGCCACCACGGCGAACCTGAAGGGCGGGCTCGGCTCGACGAGCGCCGTGACATCGGCCGGTCATGCCGTCGGCGCCCTCGTCGTGGTGAACAGCGTCTCCTCGGCGGTGATCGGCAACGGCCCGCATTTCTGGGCCGGCGCGCTGGAGGAGAATGAGGAGTTCGGCGGACACGGACATCCAGACCGCGTCGGTCCCGAGAAGCGCAAGCTGATCTGGAAAGGAGGACCGCAGCCGGCCACCACCATCGCGCTGGTCGCAACCGATGCCGTGCTTACCAAAGGCCAGGCCAAGCGCCTCGCCATCGCCAGCCACGCCGGTCTCGCTCGCGCCCTGCGCTTCTCTCACGCCCTGTTCGACGGCGACGCGATCTTCGCGGCCGCCACGGGCCGCCGGCCGCTGCGGGACGAGGCGTCGGAGTTCACGGAGCTCACGGCGCTTGCAGCCGATTGCCTGACCCGCGCCATCGCGCGCGGCGTCTATGAGGCGACGGCCCTGCCCTATCCCGGCGCGCAGCCGGCCTGGCGTGATCTGTTTGAGACCACCTGA